TGTTCAACCAGACTGTCCCGCTGGATCCCACTGCACCCGATCCGGCCAGGACATGGATCGCTAGCCATCTCACGCCGTTCAGCGCGCGCATGGTGACCGAGCGCTTGTCGTGCGGCAGCACTGGTCCTGCCGCCGGCCATGGACAGGGGAAAATCAAGCCGCAGACGTTCGTGAGGATCCTTGTGAACGACGCTTTGCAGCCGCTCCCTTTCTGCGGGGGCGATCGCAACGGCCTGTGCACGCTCGATGCGTTCGTGGAAAGCCAGTCGTACGCCCGGAATGATGGCGAAGGCGACTTCGAGAAGTGCTTTTCTTGAGAGAGAGGGCTGATTGGTGATATACGATAGCGGATCCCCAGAGCAAATCGCGGTGCAGGGAGATATGACTTGACTGACTGAATGATTGATCATGTCAGCCCTTTCATGAATTCTCCTGGCCCTTTTGTGCTCGGATCAATGCAGGTCCCCCCTGGTCATGAAATTGTTCACTCTATCTATACTTATATGAAGACGCTGTGTCCAATCGCTCATTTCTTGTGCTTCCCCTCTCGTTGTTCTTTCACCGGAATTTGGCTCTTATACATCGACTCCTTTGTCCTTTGTCTCACTGCGGAACCGTGTGCGAATGCGATTGCTGTGGCGTCACCTTCTCACTAGAAAGCGGAGGACATGTGCCTTGATATCGTGCCTATCAACAGTGACGGCTCTCTCTCATCTCCTTTCTTTAGAACCTTCAGTCCCAGAATATAACGCAGACGTCGCGAATCGAAATGCAACGAATAGACTATTCATCTCACGGGGGGGGGGCAAGTCTGTTGTCCATCCACCCAGCCATTGGAAAGCTCCAAGGCAAGATAAGTTATCGTTGCATTTTTAAACATAATGGCTTTGAACGAGTCCGATTCCCGAAATTCCACTCCTCGACAAAGGGAGATCAGAATCCCAAAAATATGAGCCCAAAGTACACTCCATCACAAAGCCCAATTCTGTTAGCGACAATACACGCTCATTCAGTCTATATTTAAACTTCCAATAGACGAATCTCAAGCTCTATTTCTCAACATGAGAGTTGCTCTGTGGCGGGGACCATTCATGTGCGCTATTGCATTAGCCGTTTCTCTCAAGCTTTAAGGGGTATTGATCCATCTATGGTTTTTGATTCCCTGCGTTCTCTAATACTTTCTATTCTATTCTGTGCCTTCGGAACACTTGCCGCCACACAGATCAAGTCGCCTTAGCCCACGCAAAGACGTAAAATTTGTATCCCTGCTAGCCGTGAGTGAGTGAGCCCTCCCGTGTGATTTTGGAAAAGAATAATCCCTCGCCCCTCGTCTGCATTCCATGTCTATTATCTGCAAGCACATAAATACTACGGCTCCAAAGGACTCTTCTCAGAGTGGGTTCTGTTTCCCTCTTCCTCGATTTTGCCTCTAGCCTTCTGGGGTCCGCAGCAAATCACCTTTCTGACTGCCcatctccctcctcttctcttctcttctcttctcttctctccgGGAAGCTACGTAGTCAAGAACAGCTTACGATCTCATCTACGAACAGACCAGACATTCCATACACACGCGCGATTAAACCACTAAAATGTCCACAGAGAAACACGACATCGAGCAGGTTAGCATGTCCAATGCGCCCGCACCCATGATGCGCCCGTCGCGCATAGCAAACGCAGGCCCCGCGTacgtttctctctctctctctttctttctgctgCCAGCTAAATATTTTGCACCTTGGAATTCGTTACTTCCTTCTAGTGGCATATTCTCATTTGCATCGACGACGTTCATGCTCTCCATGTACAACGTGAACACGCGCGGGGTGCACACGCCcaacgtcgtcgtcggcatGGCAGCCTTCACGGGCGGCCTGCTCCAGTTCATGGCAGGCATGTGGGAGTTTCCCAGAGGAAACGTCTTCGGAGCTACAGGTCAGTATCCCTCCACCCGGTGTAGCATCCCCACCACACATATATACACACACGAactttaaaaaaaaacaatcaacTTTCTATTTCTATTCCTGTTTTCGTTCTCATTTTCCTTTCCGATTCCGTGTGTTTCTGATGTTCTTTTTACAGCATTCTCATCATACGGCTGCTTCTGGATGTCCTACGCTCTCATCTTTATCCCAGGCTCCGGCATTCTCAGCGCCTACAGCAGTCCACAAGAACTCGGCAATGCAATCGGTGTTTACCTCATCACCTGGATGATGGTCACCATCCTTTTCACGTacgttattttttttttcaagaagAAACAATAACTGCCTCGATGTAAACAACTGACGACTGTTCCGttcataatttttttttctagaATTGTCGTTCTTCGCCGGAACGTGTCCTTTGTGGTTCTTTTATCGATTCTGTCGCTCGCCTTTGCTCTTCTTGCGGCTGGGTCGTTCACCGGTAAAGCAAAGTGCGTGCTTTTCGCGATTCCAAAATTACCGGTTGATTTACTGATTTGAATGCATCTAGCATAACGAAAGCAGGAGGCATCGTGGGCATTATCGTCGCGCTGATTGCTTACTACATCGGATTGAGCGAGATGCTTGAGGCGGAGAGACGACCCGTTATGAGGCTTCCTCGTGGTGTTTACGACTAACTCTAACGATAGTGTTTACTTGCATTCAATCTTCCACTGTTTGTATTTGTGATGCGATTCAAAGTATTCAATTAACATTACATTTCCACGAAAGCGATAACTAAGGAATACATATTAAAAGGGAGAAACGATTAAAGACCGAATAGTTACCCCACAACCTCCGAATAATGGTAAAGGTTGAGAGGGGAATGACAATAAGTTAAGGGTCAAACGAAGGTTATTAAGGTGTGGGGAATAAGATAACTGGGTATTTCAATGAAAGGACAGGAAAGGTATTATGGAATGGGATTATAGAGCTGCTGGTGGTGATTAGACGACGAAAGCCCAAACCGTAGACTGGAGAGGGATCTGTATGATTAGATCCATAGAAAACAGAAAGGAAAACATAAACAAAATCAAACGAAAGCTAAACCAAGAAAGCGAACAGACAACTACTTAACAAAAAGAAGTATGGAATGCAAGGAGGCCAGTTATGGCGAAAGCGATGCGGTACAGAGCAAGCGAGGAATGATCCGATGGATCTGGCGTCGAAATGGACACGACAGTAGAGGGGCGATTAATAGGTAGCGCGAGGGGTGAAAATAAGTTTGCATTCCATAGCGGAGGGGAAGATAACCTAGTGACATTCTGTCAATGCGAAATGAATATACCCAACTCAAGGGAGACCTACAAAGCTATCTTTGATATCCATACTTTGTGCCGTCGTTTCGCTCGGAGCACTGATATCGAAGTTCCTCACAAATGCAGCAACAGCCAATCTGAGCATCATCAGCGCCAAATTCTGACCACCGCAAACACGGGTCCCCGTTCCGAAGGGCATCATATGGGCCGCCATCATTGCCAGGTCACTGCGTGTGGTAGACGAGCTTTCGAGCCAGCGCTCGGGGATGAATTTATCGGGAGATGGGAAAACGGTGCTGTCTCGATGCATCGACCATGCTTGTGTGGCCACAGTGGTTCCGGGAGGAAGAGCGTAGCCCATCAAGTCGAAAATCTCATCCGTCGCTCCATTCTTGGAGGTCGAAGAAGGTACGACACGCTCAAGAAGGCTAGGGACGGCTGTATACACGCGGAGGCCTATAGAGACAAGATTAATACTCCCAGATAAGAAACAAATGCTTTTTAAATATTTAAACGACCGACCTTCTTTCATGAATGCACTCAGGTAGGGCAGGTCTTGCAGAACGGCCATTTCTGGGAGAACCTTGGAATCGGGAATTGCCTCATCCAATTCGCATTGAAGTTTCTTCATTATATCGGGACGACGGCTTAACTCCCAAAACAAGTATGTGATAGATGTCGACGTAGTGTCTGTGCCAGCCATACTGGTCTACAGTTTCAGAAGATCCGCTCGTGATAAATGATAGCTCGTAGAACGTACAAATGACCTATGCATTCCGAGATAATATCGTGATCAGGCATCTGCTGATTTGGGGTATATTTGTATTGCAAAAGGCGTTGCAGCATAGATGTCTTTTCGCTATCGCCCAGTTTTCCAGCGTTGAGCTGACCACGCATCTCATACACCCGTGCGCTCACAAACTGCGCATATAGTCAGTAAAAAAGGTTAGATTTAACCAAATCTAGACTGACCTCGGCGAGAATTTTGTCGGAGTCGCACATTTGTCTCCATCGGTTGTTAGGGATGCGGCAAACTAAATTCCAGGTCCAAGCTGGAACGATGCTGC
The sequence above is a segment of the Psilocybe cubensis strain MGC-MH-2018 chromosome 4, whole genome shotgun sequence genome. Coding sequences within it:
- a CDS encoding Accumulation of dyads protein 2; the encoded protein is MSTEKHDIEQVSMSNAPAPMMRPSRIANAGPAGIFSFASTTFMLSMYNVNTRGVHTPNVVVGMAAFTGGLLQFMAGMWEFPRGNVFGATAFSSYGCFWMSYALIFIPGSGILSAYSSPQELGNAIGVYLITWMMVTILFTIVVLRRNVSFVVLLSILSLAFALLAAGSFTGKANITKAGGIVGIIVALIAYYIGLSEMLEAERRPVMRLPRGVYD
- a CDS encoding Cytochrome P450 monooxygenase cypX, with protein sequence MFSAVHFSASWCTTNFFLIAISIAVAYFLLHAFYNLFLSPLSAIPGPWYYSISDLFITSQVVRLRQCKAVQSLFEIYGPVVRIGPNKVVFRDISTMRNVYSVHKFDKSTFYKSLLTNDNDHAMTTLDHASHSIRRKSYAQHYTPSNVAQFQPEMHEFTFQLINSLENIGGKSPVECLALFRHLMVDVVVSSSFGYRLGAVGKWAMDVEDPLSTAINDFPKRGILRSIVPAWTWNLVCRIPNNRWRQMCDSDKILAEFVSARVYEMRGQLNAGKLGDSEKTSMLQRLLQYKYTPNQQMPDHDIISECIGHFMAGTDTTSTSITYLFWELSRRPDIMKKLQCELDEAIPDSKVLPEMAVLQDLPYLSAFMKEGLRVYTAVPSLLERVVPSSTSKNGATDEIFDLMGYALPPGTTVATQAWSMHRDSTVFPSPDKFIPERWLESSSTTRSDLAMMAAHMMPFGTGTRVCGGQNLALMMLRLAVAAFVRNFDISAPSETTAQSMDIKDSFVIFPSAMECKLIFTPRATY